In Primulina eburnea isolate SZY01 chromosome 3, ASM2296580v1, whole genome shotgun sequence, one DNA window encodes the following:
- the LOC140827522 gene encoding uncharacterized protein — MAELAMIKRARIERMKALKKMKSSKASSSASASASTSGNLVALLFTVLFCIAIIFKGCHPSGMHPRNNTAIHVHGYSESSSEITGNTIVIQVQNRKNLSMGNEPLMSAGSPF; from the exons ATGGCGGAACTTGCCATGATAAAACGTGCTAGGATTGAACGAATGAAGGCGTTGAAGAAAATGAAATCGTCGAAAGCTTCATCATCAGCATCTGCATCTGCTTCAACAAGTGGCAATTTGGTTGCTTTACTGTTCACCGTTTTGTTTTGTATAGCCATAATTTTTAAAG GATGCCACCCTTCAGGAATGCACCCGAGGAATAACACCGCCATTCACGTCCATGGATATTCTGAATCAAGTAGTGAAATAACTGGAAATACTATCGTCATTCAAGTTCAAAACCGGAAAAATTTATCCATGGGTAATGAACCCTTGATGAGCGCTGGATCTCCCTT TTAA